A genomic window from Vitis riparia cultivar Riparia Gloire de Montpellier isolate 1030 chromosome 16, EGFV_Vit.rip_1.0, whole genome shotgun sequence includes:
- the LOC117933872 gene encoding uncharacterized protein LOC117933872, whose translation MECNKDEASRAKDIAVRKFREKDFLGAKKFVLKAQNLYPGLEGLSQMLTILDVYISAEKKVSGEVDWYGILGVSPLADEETVKKQYRKLALILHPDKNKSIGADGAFKLVSEAWSLLSDKGKRLSYNQKRDVKGSQQKVPSQNGVPSAPASANGVHNFTSGVASNARTHSNANRPSPTSVPSPSHRRTDTFWTVCNRCKTQYEYLRIYLNHTLLCPNCHEAFLALEKAPPSNVPKSSKWSSRQHPQSSNHFVSNNNSFQTDFQWDTHSRTAGVGGVVGSASSAAQAASEKKKRGREEVQASGWERGHSKNMSGSSSGHPSSNSTSVLKGEKTLKKRRIDDDGTNGYGGNIVNQTATGNGGTGAVGTAGLRKGSFETERVYGVPGTNNKPNSYKEMSLFEIRNMLMEKARKEIRNKLSEWSSTAAAKAGNKEKEKVKLKEKQKGAVNGDGPDPNKNSKKRDQAKKFSPGTSAADTDSEAPAPMAINVPDSDFHDFDLDRTESSFGDNQVWSAYDDDDGMPRFYALIHKVISLKPFKMKISWLNSKSNSEFGSVDWIGSGFTKTCGDFRIGRHEIYDSLNSFSHRLVEWTKGTRGAIRILPKKGDVWALYRNWSPDWNENTPDEVIHKYDMVEVLDDYNEDYGVSVTPLIKVAGFRTIFHRHEDPKEVRTVLREEMFCFSHQVPNRLLTGQEAQNAPKGCRELDPAATPLELLQIITEATEAPVVNVGKDEEGRLQSAQQIKLDKMVDYAAKSNDGEIVENSEQIKSEEIMGHAKVAREAGGG comes from the coding sequence ATGGAGTGCAATAAGGATGAGGCCTCTAGAGCGAAAGATATTGCTGTGAGGAAGTTCAGAGAGAAAGACTTTTTGGGTGcaaagaaatttgttttaaagGCCCAAAATTTGTATCCTGGGCTTGAGGGTCTTTCTCAGATGTTAACTATACTTGATGTGTACATCTCAGCTGAGAAGAAAGTAAGTGGAGAAGTGGATTGGTATGGGATACTTGGTGTAAGCCCCTTGGCTGATGAGGAGACTGTGAAGAAACAATACAGGAAGCTGGCTCTTATACTTCATCCTGATAAAAACAAGTCCATTGGTGCAGATGGTGCATTTAAGCTTGTTTCAGAGGCCTGGAGTTTATTATCCGATAAGGGCAAGAGATTATCATATAACCAGAAGAGGGATGTGAAAGGATCGCAGCAGAAAGTTCCTAGCCAGAATGGGGTTCCATCCGCACCTGCTAGTGCAAATGGTGTTCACAATTTTACCAGTGGTGTGGCTTCCAATGCAAGGACTCATAGCAATGCCAATCGTCCGAGCCCCACCTCGGTTCCTTCTCCATCCCATAGAAGAACTGATACCTTCTGGACTGTTTGCAATCGATGCAAGACACAGTATGAATATCTCAGGATTTATCTCAATCACACTCTGCTTTGTCCCAATTGTCATGAGGCGTTTTTGGCTTTGGAGAAGGCTCCACCTTCAAATGTTCCAAAATCATCCAAGTGGTCTTCCCGCCAGCATCCTCAGAGTTCAAATCATTTTGTCTCAAACAATAACTCATTCCAGACAGACTTCCAGTGGGATACGCACTCTAGAACAGCGGGTGTAGGTGGCGTGGTTGGATCAGCTTCCTCTGCTGCTCAAGCTGCAagtgagaaaaagaagagaggtcGTGAGGAAGTACAAGCTTCTGGATGGGAGAGGGGCCATTCTAAGAATATGAGTGGTTCATCTTCCGGGCATCCTAGTTCCAATTCTACTTCTGTTCTCAAAGGggaaaaaacattgaaaaagagaagaatagaTGATGATGGCACCAATGGTTATGGAGGGAACATTGTAAATCAAACAGCCACTGGAAATGGAGGAACCGGTGCCGTGGGCACAGCTGGATTAAGAAAGGGCAGTTTTGAAACAGAAAGGGTTTATGGTGTTCCTGGGACTAATAATAAGCCCAATAGTTATAAAGAGATGTCACTGTTTGAAATTCGGAATATGCTGATGGAAAAGGCACGGAAAGAAATTCGCAATAAACTTTCAGAATGGAGCTCAACAGCTGCAGCCAAGGCTGggaacaaagaaaaagagaaggtgaaactgaaagaaaaacaaaaaggtgcAGTGAATGGTGATGGTCCCGAtccaaataaaaattccaagaaaagaGACCAAGCTAAGAAGTTTTCTCCTGGCACTTCAGCTGCTGATACAGATAGCGAGGCCCCTGCGCCTATGGCAATCAATGTTCCAGATTctgattttcatgattttgatttGGACCGAACTGAAAGTTCCTTTGGAGATAATCAGGTCTGGTCCgcatatgatgatgatgatgggatGCCTCGGTTCTATGCACTGATTCACAAAGTGATCTCTTTGAAACCATTCAAGATGAAGATCAGTTGGCTTAACTCTAAAAGCAACAGCGAATTTGGTTCAGTAGACTGGATAGGTTCTGGCTTTACCAAAACTTGTGGGGATTTTAGGATTGGGAGGCATGAAATCTATGATTCACTAAATTCTTTCTCACACAGGTTGGTTGAATGGACAAAAGGTACACGTGGGGCCATTCGCATACTTCCTAAAAAGGGGGATGTCTGGGCCCTTTATAGAAACTGGTCCCCAGATTGGAATGAAAATACTCCGGATGAAGTGATACACAAGTATGACATGGTGGAAGTCCTTGATGACTATAATGAGGATTATGGTGTATCTGTTACTCCTCTCATCAAGGTTGCTGGTTTTAGAACAATATTTCACAGGCATGAGGACCCCAAGGAAGTCAGGACAGTTCTGAGAGAAGAGATGTTTTGTTTCTCTCATCAGGTTCCTAACCGCTTGCTTACAGGCCAAGAAGCTCAAAATGCTCCAAAGGGTTGCCGTGAGCTAGATCCTGCAGCTACCCCTTTAGAACTTCTTCAGATAATTACAGAAGCTACTGAGGCACCGGTTGTGAATGTTGGAAAGGATGAGGAAGGGAGGTTGCAAAGTGCCCAGCAAATTAAGCTAGACAAAATGGTGGACTATGCTGCAAAATCTAATGATGGGGAGATTGTAGAGAACAGTGAACAAATCAAGTCAGAAGAGATAATGGGGCATGCCAAAGTAGCCAGGGAAGCAGGTGGTGGATAA
- the LOC117933472 gene encoding trehalose-phosphate phosphatase B-like isoform X2 produces MRRNLLKVWKAFGFLKAGNSQNKETMTRVKNDDCDATTNGLSDECYKSWMMEHPSAITSFDQMVSKAKGKSIVVFLDYDGTLSPIVDDPDLAFMSDEMRSAVREVAKNFPTAIISGRSREKVYEFVQLTEVYYAGSHGMDIMGPPHQVKSCDAQYQIKALDKQGHEVILFQPAKDFLPAIQKISNVLEEKTQKIEGALIEDNRFCISVHFRRVHEKDYDTLEEKVKSVVKNYPEFRLTSGKKVMEIRPSIKWDKGCALEYLLDTLGFSDSSDVLPLYIGDDRTDEDAFKVIRRRGEGYPIIVSATPKETKAAYSLRDPSEVLSFLTHLAKWRNSFSGHSVD; encoded by the exons ATGAGGAGAAATTTGTTAAAGGTTTGGAAGGCATTTGGATTCCTGAAAGCGGGGAATTCGCAGAATAAGGAAACAATGACAAGGGTTAAGAATGATGATTGCGATGCTACCACTAATGGCCTCTCTGATGAATGTTACAAGTCTTGGATG ATGGAACACCCATCAGCAATAACCTCGTTTGATCAGATGGTGAGCAAAGCAAAAGGGAAGTCCATTGTTGTGTTTTTAGATTATGATGGGACCCTCTCACCAATAGTGGACGATCCTGATCTTGCTTTCATGTCTGATGAG ATGCGTTCCGCTGTACGTGAAGTCGCAAAAAACTTTCCAACCGCCATTATTAGTGGTCGAAGCCGAGAGAAG GTGTATGAATTTGTACAGTTAACAGAGGTATACTATGCTGGGAGCCATGGGATGGACATAATGGGTCCACCACACCAAGTTAAATCCTGTGACGCGCAGTACCAAATCAAAGCCCTTGATAAACAG GGCCATGAAGTAATCCTATTCCAACCTGCTAAAGATTTCTTGCCTGCAATCCAAAAG ATATCCAATGTGTTGGAGGAAAAAACCCAGAAAATAGAAGGTGCCCTGATAGAAGATAATAGATTTTGCATTTCAGTGCATTTTCGTAGAGTTCATGAGAAG GACTATGACACCTTGGAGGAGAAGGTGAAGTCTGTGGTTAAAAATTATCCCGAATTTCGGCTGACAAGTGGTAAAAAG GTCATGGAAATTCGACCATCCATAAAATGGGACAAAGGCTGTGCGTTGGAGTATTTGCTGGACACTCTAGGGTTCAGTGACTCGAGCGATGTTCTCCCATTGTACATTGGGGATGATCGAACTGATGAAGATGCTTTTAAG GTTATACGGAGGAGAGGAGAAGGGTATCCGATCATCGTGTCGGCCACTCCAAAGGAAACCAAAGCTGCGTATTCTCTCCGCGACCCATCAGAGGTTTTATCCTTCTTAACTCATCTTGCAAAATGGAGAAACTCATTTTCTGGTCATTCTGTTGATTAG
- the LOC117933472 gene encoding trehalose-phosphate phosphatase B-like isoform X1, with protein MRRNLLKVWKAFGFLKAGNSQNKETMTRVKNDDCDATTNGLSDECYKSWMMEHPSAITSFDQMVSKAKGKSIVVFLDYDGTLSPIVDDPDLAFMSDEMRSAVREVAKNFPTAIISGRSREKVYEFVQLTEVYYAGSHGMDIMGPPHQVKSCDAQYQIKALDKQGHEVILFQPAKDFLPAIQKISNVLEEKTQKIEGALIEDNRFCISVHFRRVHEKDYDTLEEKVKSVVKNYPEFRLTSGKKVMEIRPSIKWDKGCALEYLLDTLGFSDSSDVLPLYIGDDRTDEDAFKYLLKVIRRRGEGYPIIVSATPKETKAAYSLRDPSEVLSFLTHLAKWRNSFSGHSVD; from the exons ATGAGGAGAAATTTGTTAAAGGTTTGGAAGGCATTTGGATTCCTGAAAGCGGGGAATTCGCAGAATAAGGAAACAATGACAAGGGTTAAGAATGATGATTGCGATGCTACCACTAATGGCCTCTCTGATGAATGTTACAAGTCTTGGATG ATGGAACACCCATCAGCAATAACCTCGTTTGATCAGATGGTGAGCAAAGCAAAAGGGAAGTCCATTGTTGTGTTTTTAGATTATGATGGGACCCTCTCACCAATAGTGGACGATCCTGATCTTGCTTTCATGTCTGATGAG ATGCGTTCCGCTGTACGTGAAGTCGCAAAAAACTTTCCAACCGCCATTATTAGTGGTCGAAGCCGAGAGAAG GTGTATGAATTTGTACAGTTAACAGAGGTATACTATGCTGGGAGCCATGGGATGGACATAATGGGTCCACCACACCAAGTTAAATCCTGTGACGCGCAGTACCAAATCAAAGCCCTTGATAAACAG GGCCATGAAGTAATCCTATTCCAACCTGCTAAAGATTTCTTGCCTGCAATCCAAAAG ATATCCAATGTGTTGGAGGAAAAAACCCAGAAAATAGAAGGTGCCCTGATAGAAGATAATAGATTTTGCATTTCAGTGCATTTTCGTAGAGTTCATGAGAAG GACTATGACACCTTGGAGGAGAAGGTGAAGTCTGTGGTTAAAAATTATCCCGAATTTCGGCTGACAAGTGGTAAAAAG GTCATGGAAATTCGACCATCCATAAAATGGGACAAAGGCTGTGCGTTGGAGTATTTGCTGGACACTCTAGGGTTCAGTGACTCGAGCGATGTTCTCCCATTGTACATTGGGGATGATCGAACTGATGAAGATGCTTTTAAG TATTTGTTGAAGGTTATACGGAGGAGAGGAGAAGGGTATCCGATCATCGTGTCGGCCACTCCAAAGGAAACCAAAGCTGCGTATTCTCTCCGCGACCCATCAGAGGTTTTATCCTTCTTAACTCATCTTGCAAAATGGAGAAACTCATTTTCTGGTCATTCTGTTGATTAG